One Panicum virgatum strain AP13 chromosome 9K, P.virgatum_v5, whole genome shotgun sequence genomic region harbors:
- the LOC120650895 gene encoding N6-adenosine-methyltransferase non-catalytic subunit MTB-like produces MEGSDSCRNRSIDAMGSWKECDEQEDADGRKSQPGKVTKHGYADRFEDPDDARWGSSSDRNESRRESVSGSAKAFSEDEDDYDLRRDSWVSKVPRRSPEEKKSEKDGDNSRRRREDENDWDSDQADGRPSSGQSNLKNAREAHDHRDGSSQKRDDKHRTAEWEEKAEKLRHQDDCTYESNVNLGTKDRGNTREQIINMKEKTGEDFMSHRGRERNKESEESREYRRNRQREDSKGTNDYGTTTEWSHGHERLDGGSFQGRSAYRRDSRGRYESNKGPSSYGYRYDSSDSIEIRPNRNLDFGRESSVSGRRTSMAAHQDLTAGTNDPAEEDKRKYRSEEASKERYYDDAQDTNQNTGKGSVDSPIVRAGLKGPMTSDTPIAVQSGSSSLSSPIPQQGSKGGRLSRGIRGRPNGRDPERMGGPVPMMPPPPFGPLGLPPGPMQPMGPNMSHSPSPLGPGIFMPPFPGPLVWAGGRGMDVNMLSVPPNLLMPPLAAGPGFSPSVGAGPRHNIQLDQTTTGRGGPTDDPVPGFNPMATPNHEMLHDKPPGGWTPQRNSGPTRKAPSRSEQNDYSQNFVDTGLRPQNFIRELELTSVVEDYPKLRELIQRKDEIVANSASAPMYYKCDLKEHVLSPDFFGTKFDVILVDPPWEEYVHRAPGITDHIEYWTAEEIMNLKIEAIADTPSFIFLWVGDGVGLEQGRQCLKKWGFRRCEDVCWVKTNKKNATPGLRHDSNTLFQRSKEHCLMGIKGTVRRSTDGHIIHANIDTDIIIAEEPTDGSTKKPEDMYRIIEHFALGRRRLELFGEDHNIRPGWLTLGKGLSTSNFNKEAYIKNFADRDGKVWRGGGGRNPPPETRHFVVTTPEIESLRPKSPQKNQQSIPTIGSSSSTNRRPGANTPQNVVTVVGSETMMPAPWASIPMADFGMPEGGVAPDSGPFDSFGFSVPLGRPSSDHMDFDTPRML; encoded by the exons ATGGAAGGGTCCGATTCTTGCAGAAATCGCAGCATTGATGCCATGGGCAGTTGGAAGGAATGCGATGAGCAAGAGGATGCTGACGGCAGAAAGAGCCAGCCAGGCAAGGTGACAAAGCATGGCTATGCAGATAGATTTGAGGATCCAGATGATGCTAGGTGGGGATCTTCTAGTGATAGGAATGAGTCTAGAAGGGAGTCTGTTTCAGGCTCAGCCAAGGCCTTCAGTGAAGATGAGGATGACTACGATCTAAGAAGGGATTCATGGGTATCCAAGGTTCCACGGCGAAGCCCTGAGGAGAAAAAAAGCGAGAAAGATGGGGATAACAGtaggagaagaagagaagatgAGAATGATTGGGACTCTGATCAAGCTGATGGTAGGCCATCTTCTGGTCAGAGTAATCTCAAGAATGCACGAGAGGCTCATGACCACAGGGATGGATCCAGTCAAAAAAGGGATGATAAACATAGGACTGCCGAATGGGAAGAGAAAGCTGAGAAATTAAGGCATCAAGATGACTGTACATATGAAAGTAATGTTAATTTAGGAACTAAAGATCGTGGAAACACCAGGGAACAAATTATAAACATGAAAGAGAAAACTGGTGAGGATTTTATGTCACACAGAGGGAGGGAGCGAAACAAAGAATCAGAAGAATCAAGAGAGTACAGGAGAAATCGTCAAAGGGAAGATTCTAAAGGCACAAATGACTatggcactactacagaatggAGTCATGGGCACGAAAGGTTAGATGGTGGAAGTTTCCAGGGCCGGTCTGCTTACAGGAGAGATTCTAGGGGTAGATATGAGAGCAACAAAGGCCCTTCTTCATATGGATATCGATATGATAGTTCTGATTCCATAGAAATAAGGCCTAATAGGAATCTTGATTTTGGAAGGGAGAGCTCTGTTTCTGGGAGAAGAACAAGCATGGCTGCACATCAGGATTTAACAGCTGGAACAAATGATCCTGCTGAAGAGGACAAAAGGAAGTATAGAAGTGAAGAGGCTTCGAAAGAGAGATACTATGATGATGCTCAAGATACAAATCAGAATACCGGTAAAGGTTCTGTTGATTCCCCAATTGTGAGAGCAGGACTGAAAGGACCAATGACATCTGATACACCAATAGCAGTTCAAAGTGGTAGCAGCAGTTTGTCCTCTCCAATTCCTCAGCAAGGATCAAAAGGTGGTAGACTTTCTAGAGGTATAAGAGGGAGGCCAAATGGAAGGGACCCCGAGAGAATGGGAGGTCCAGTGCCCATGATGCCGCCTCCGCCATTTGGACCTCTTGGTCTGCCACCAGGTCCTATGCAACCAATGGGCCCAAACATGTCACATTCTCCAAGTCCTCTTGGACCTGGTATTTTCATGCCACCTTTTCCAGGGCCTCTTGTTTGGGCTGGAGGAAGGGGTATGGATGTGAATATGCTCTCTGTTCCACCCAATCTTCTTATGCCTCCTCTAGCAGCTGGGCCTGGGTTCTCTCCTAGTGTGGGAGCTGGCCCAAGGCATAATATTCAACTGGATCAAACAACCACTGGAAGAGGAGGTCCAACAGATGATCCAGTACCAGGTTTCAACCCAATGGCTACACCAAATCATGAAATGCTCCATGATAAACCACCTGGAGGCTGGACACCACAGAGGAATAGTGGACCTACTCGAAAAGCTCCTTCAAGGAGTGAACAGAATGATTATTCACAGAACTTTGTTGACACTGGCTTGCGACCTCAGAATTTCATTAGGGAACTAGAGCTTACAAGTGTAGTGGAGGATTATCCTAAGTTAAGAGAACTCATACAGAGGAAAGATGAAATAGTTGCTAACTCAGCTTCAGCACCAATGTATTACAAGTGTGACCTCAAGGAACATGTGCTTTCCCCAGATTTTTTCGGCACAAAGTTTGATGTTATCCTTGTAGATCCTCCGTGGGAGGAGTATGTTCATCGTGCTCCAGGTATCACGGATCATATTGAGTATTGGACTGCTGAGGAGATTATGAATTTGAAAATTGAG GCCATAGCTGATACGCCTTCATTTATCTTCCTTTGGGTTGGTGATGGTGTTGGTCTTGAACAAGGCAGACAATGTTTGAAGAAG TGGGGATTCCGTAGGTGTGAGGATGTATGTTGGGTAAAAACCAACAAGAAAAATGCAACACCAGGTCTGCGCCATGATTCTAATACTTTGTTCCAGCGTTCAAAG GAGCATTGCTTAATGGGCATAAAAGGAACTGTACGGCGCAGCACTGATGGGCATATCATCCATGCGAACATCGACACTGACATAATAATAGCTGAGGAACCTACTGATG GTTCAACAAAAAAGCCTGAAGACATGTATAGGATCATTGAGCATTTTGCGCTTGGTAGGAGGCGTCTTGAACTCTTTGGTGAGGACCATAACATTCGTCCAGGTTGGCTTACTCTTGGTAAAGGTTTGTCCACATCTAACTTTAATAAAGAG GCATACATCAAGAACTTTGCCGACAGAGATGGAAAAGTATGGCGGGGAGGTGGGGGTCGTAACCCGCCTCCTGAAACTCGTCATTTCGTGGTGACAACTCCAGAGATCGAGAGCCTCCGCCCCAAGTCCCCACAGAAGAATCAGCAGTCCATACCCACAATTGGATCTAGCAGTTCCACAAACAGGCGACCTGGTGCAAATACGCCACAAAATGTGGTGACTGTCGTCGGTTCTGAAACCATGATGCCAGCACCGTGGGCTTCCATTCCAATGGCAGATTTTGGAATGCCGGAGGGAGGAGTTGCCCCTGACAGCGGTCCTTTTGATAGTTTTGGCTTCAGTGTGCCCTTGGGAAGACCAAGTTCAGATCATATGGATTTTGACACCCCGAGAATGTTGTAA
- the LOC120650896 gene encoding ubiquitin-conjugating enzyme E2 4-like — protein sequence MSSPSKRREMDLMKLMMSDYKVEMMNDGMQEFFVEFKGPTESIYQGGVWKVRVELPDAYPYKSPSIGFINKIYHPNVDEMSGSVCLDVINQTWSPMFDLVNVFEVFLPQLLLYPNPSDPLNGEAAALMMRDRPAYEQKVKEYCEKYAKPEDAGITPEDKSSDEELSEEEDDSADEAILGNPDP from the exons ATGTCGTCGCCGAGCAAGCGCCGCGAGATGGACCTCATGAAGCT GATGATGAGCGACTACAAGGTGGAGATGATGAACGACGGGATGCAGGAATTCTTCGTCGAATTCAAGGGGCCGACCGAAA GTATCTATCAAGGTGGTGTCTGGAAGGTTAGGGTGGAATTGCCTGATGCGTACCCTTACAAATCCCCGTCCATAGGCTTCATCAACAAGATTTATCACCCGAATGTTGATGAAAT GTCTGGTTCCGTCTGTTTGGATGTCATAAACCAGACATGGAGCCCAATGTTTG ATCTAGTAAATGTTTTTGAAGTGTTCCTTCCACAGCTTTTACTGTATCCGAATCCTTCTGATCCATTAAATGGGGAGGCTGCTGCATTGATGATGCGTGACCGCCCTGCTTATGAACAAAAAGTGAAAG AATACTGTGAAAAGTATGCCAAACCAGAGGACGCTGGAATAACCCCGGAAGACAAGTCCAGCGATGAGGAACTtagcgaggaagaagatgactcTGCGGACGAAGCCATACTTGGCAATCCTGATCCTTAG